One Edaphobacter flagellatus genomic region harbors:
- a CDS encoding energy transducer TonB yields MANTWLSTPDDDPRNEGPALRPGADAPKLNEETEGSMWASLFANLRDAFNPVKQAPLKLDSRPVENDLIIEEEGIFTSLKNSIRDVFFPEKLPPLVLESKPVAVIDRMKVKRDPKSTAIAVVIHGLVILLIAYVLIKKIPIAAPAKTTLVTEVNVPPMAPPKAAQMGGGGGQRGPAPVSKGSPPKFADQQIVPPKAPPLQEPKIKIDPTVEVQKDVHMATNLPNFGLPNSPLPGVSMGNGSGTGLGSGNGSGIGPGSGGNMGGGPRRIGGGVSAPQLIYQVEPEFSEEARKAKFAGNVLVNLWVDTNGMPSHIRVIKPVGMGLDEKAVEAVRQYRFKPAMENGKPVLVELNVEVNFQIF; encoded by the coding sequence ATGGCGAATACGTGGCTATCAACACCTGATGACGATCCCAGGAACGAAGGTCCGGCACTGCGTCCCGGCGCCGACGCACCGAAGCTGAACGAGGAGACGGAAGGCTCCATGTGGGCCTCGCTGTTCGCGAACCTGCGTGACGCCTTCAATCCTGTAAAGCAGGCTCCGCTCAAGCTGGATTCCCGGCCTGTGGAGAACGACCTGATTATTGAAGAAGAGGGGATCTTCACCTCGCTGAAGAACAGCATCCGCGATGTCTTCTTCCCGGAGAAGCTGCCCCCGTTGGTGCTGGAGTCGAAGCCTGTTGCGGTCATCGACCGCATGAAGGTGAAGCGCGATCCGAAATCGACGGCGATTGCCGTCGTCATTCACGGACTGGTTATCCTGCTGATCGCCTATGTGCTGATCAAGAAGATTCCAATTGCCGCTCCTGCGAAGACGACGCTCGTCACTGAAGTGAACGTGCCTCCGATGGCGCCGCCGAAGGCTGCCCAGATGGGTGGAGGCGGCGGACAGCGCGGGCCGGCACCCGTTTCGAAGGGATCGCCGCCGAAGTTTGCCGACCAGCAGATCGTTCCGCCCAAGGCCCCTCCTCTGCAGGAGCCGAAGATCAAAATCGATCCCACAGTGGAGGTCCAGAAGGACGTTCACATGGCAACCAACCTGCCGAACTTCGGCCTGCCGAACTCACCGCTTCCGGGTGTCTCGATGGGCAATGGCTCCGGGACCGGCCTCGGCTCGGGGAACGGTTCTGGTATCGGGCCGGGCTCGGGCGGCAATATGGGCGGAGGCCCGAGGCGTATCGGCGGTGGTGTTTCGGCGCCGCAGCTGATCTACCAGGTTGAGCCGGAGTTCTCCGAAGAGGCTCGCAAGGCGAAGTTTGCCGGAAACGTACTCGTGAACCTCTGGGTAGATACCAACGGTATGCCGAGCCATATCCGGGTGATCAAACCAGTCGGTATGGGGCTGGACGAAAAGGCTGTTGAAGCTGTTCGTCAGTACAGGTTCAAACCCGCAATGGAGAACGGCAAACCTGTTCTGGTGGAACTGAACGTCGAAGTTAACTTCCAGATCTTCTAA